In the Enterococcus rotai genome, TTACATTAATCTATCCGGCAGCTTTATTGGTCATTGGGTTTTTATTTATTTCAAAAGTGAAAATCAAAAAAGTCGATCCTAGAAAGTTAGCTTTTGGCGCTTTTGTAGGAGCTGTAGTGGCTTTTTTTGTCCGTTAAATTTTTTAAAGGGGTAAATAGATGGAGAGACAGTTTAAAACAAAGCGTATTACTGAAAATAATAATTGGTCATTGAATTTTTTATACAAAAACCCGTTGGGACGTTGTTTGTTGAAAGTAATTATCCAGCCGCCACTTACAAAGCTTGCTGGAGTCTATTTGAACAGCTCACTTTCAAAAGGAATGATCAATCGTTTCATCAAAAAAAACAGTCTTAAAATGGAAGACTACAAACCTATGAGCTATACTTCATTTAATCACTTTTTTATGCGGGAAATCAAACCTGCTGCCCGCGTCTTATTTCAAGATAGAGGCTCTTTGAGTGCACCTTGTGATGGCAAAGTGACTGTTTATCCAATTAGTGACAAACAAACGTTTAAAGTTAAACATTCAGAATATGCTCTTTCAGAGTTGCTTGATAGCACAAGCCTTGCAGAGAAATGGCAAGGCGGATGTGCTGTCATTTTTCGTTTAACACCAGATGATTATCATCACTATTATTTTATTGACGAAGGGACGATTGTAGCGCACCAGAAAATAGCTGGTGTTTTTCATACTGTACAGCCGATCGCGATCCATAGTCAACCAGTATTTTCGACGAATGCAAGAGAAGTAACGGTAATTGAAACGAAAAACTTTGGTGAGATTGTCCAAATCGAAGTTGGGGCTTTAATGGTTGGAAAAATCAAAAATGTAAAAACCTCAGGCAATTGTCAGCGTTTTGAGAAAAAAGGCTGGTTTGAATTTGGCGGCTCTACAGTGATTTTGTTATTTCAAAAAAATCAAGTGATCATTGATCCAGAAATTTGGGTAAATACTGAACAAAATCTTGAAACAATCGTAAAGTTCGGACAAGTTGTTGGCAAAAAAATGGAGGAAAGTCATGAATAAATTGGCATTTTTGATGATTGGACTATTGTTTCTTTTGGGGAATTTTTATATTGGTAGAAAACTTCTTTCTATACTAGAACAATTTTCCTTTTTTAAACATCCACTAATTTTATGGGTAGTTATTGGCTTATTGGCACTTGCGTCAATGCTGACATTATTGTTGTTTGATGCTAATGTAGGGGGATTGGTCGGCAAAATTGGGAGCTATTGGCTATCATGCTGGTTTTTATCGTTGGTTATTTTTGGATTAACTGATCTGATTTTAACGATTTCAAAGAAAATCACCACAGTTCAAACAAAGACAGAACTAATCATTTGGCTTGGTTCAACCGTGTTGGTTGTTGTTTTATTCTGCTATGGTTCTTGGCAAGCACAACAAATCAAAACATCGAATTATCAAGTAACGATCGATACGTCAGCTAGCAATCAAGCGAAAAAAATAGAAGCGGTATTGATTAGTGATCTGCATTTAGGCTATGTTAATGATGTGAAGAAGCTCGAGAAAATCGTCACTAAAATCAATCAAATGCAGCCAGATGTTGTTTTTATTTCAGGTGATTTATTTGATGGGAACTATAAAGCGTTACAAGATCCACAAGGCATGGAGAAACAATTCAAACGCCTTTCCTCTACTTACGGAACGTATATGTGTTGGGGCAACCATGATGCAGGAGAAACGTTCGAGAAGATGAAAGCACTTGTTAAAGCATCAAACATCACCTTACTTGAAGATGAAATGACAGTCGTTGGCGAAGAGCTTTTAGTTGTCGGGCGAAAAGACAGTAGACCAATAGGCACACAAGATGGTAATAGAACGAGCGTTCAAGAACAATTCAAAAAAGTAGGAAACAAGTTGCCCAAGATTATTTTAGATCATCAACCTTCAAATATTGATGAATATGAACAGGCCAATGAGTTGATTCTTTCTGGCCACACACATCAAGGACAAATATTCCCGTTTAGTTTAGTGACAAAAGCTTATTTTACAGTAGATTATGGTTACTATCGTAAAAACGAAAATAGTCCTCAAGTGATTGTTTCTTCAGGTGTTGGGACATGGGGTCCACCAATGCGAATCGGAACCCAAAGTGAAATCGTCCGAATTGACATTACGCTAAAATAGTAGCTTATTAGAGGTTGGCAGTCGACTTACAGAGTCGAATTCCAACCTCTTTCTTTTTTTTGCTCTCAAAGAATAAAAAACGAACAAATTTTCGTATCTTTTTACTGACCGCTTCTTAATAAAATGATATGATTAAGGAAAAGAAATCGGGCGAACAGGAGGACCTTATGAAACTATTACATACGGCAGACTTACATCTGGATCGGTCTTTTGAAGGCCTTAAAAACAGTCCTAAACAAATCGCAGAAAAATTACAACAAGCTAACCATAAAACAATTACAGCAATCGTTGATATAGCCATTAGAAATCAGGTAGATGCGGTTATTTTGGCCGGAGATACCTTTCATCAAAGTCGGACATCTATCCGAACACAAGCCTATTTTATCGATGAGATGAAACGTTTGGATCAAGAGGGCATCCCTGTGATCATGTCGTTTGGGAACCACGATTATTATGTAGCAGAACGTTACTGGTTCGATTTTCCAAAAAATATGTTTCTTTTTCAAAAAGAACAGGTTGAGACGCATTATTTTATGACGAAGAATCAAGAAAAAGTGGCAGTAACAGGGTTTAGTTATGAGCATCCGTGGATCAATGAGGATAAACTTTCAGGTTTTCCTACAAAAGAGGCAGGAGTAGATATACATATTGGGGTTTATCACGGAGATACGACCAATAATGGAGCTCAGAATTATGCACCCTTTACATTTAGTACGATGAAATCCAAAGGTTATGACTATTGGGCTTTGGGACATATCCATCAGCCACAAGTAGTCAGTGCAGATCCGTTGATCGTGTATCCAGGAACACCTCAAGGACACACAAAAAAAGAACGGACGGTACAAGGGGTTGCCATTGTTTCCATAGAGGCAGGTCATGCAACGGTTCGATTTGAACCAGTCGCTCAAGTTTCTTGGCAAGTAGAGAAGTATTCGCTGCGTCAAGCTGGAAGTTTGCAAGAAGCGTTAAGTATTTTGACTGAGCTGATGTTGAAAGCTGGACCAACTTCTGGGCAATTGCTATTGAAAGAAATCCAGTTAACAGATATAGTGCAATTAGGCGAAGAATTCCAACTATCTTATGAAAACGGTGAATTGCTTCACTATTTACAAAACAGTTTACTGCAACAAACAAATCATTCACTATTTTTATTCAGAGTAGAGGTAGTAGCAGAAGATTTGACTAAAAAAGTTATGATCACTGCTGCGCCAGAGCTATTAAGTCAATTAGAGAAAAACTATTTACAACCGGATATCTTTTCAAATACATTACAAGAATTAGTGCAAAATCCATTATTTTCTTCAGTTGTGTCGATAAATGAAGAGTGGCGTGAGCGTAGTGTTGAGCAGGCCAATCAAAAAATCAAAGAAGATTTTGTCATTCAGGAGGATCAGACATGAAATTCGTTGCAATAGAATTGGTTGGATTCGGTAAATGGCAGCAACATAGGATTGATTTTTCATCCAAAAACCAATTAGTATTTGGCGCAAATGAAGCTGGAAAATCAACGATTTATCAATTTATTCAAGCAATGCTATTTGGCTTTCCAGCTAAAGGAAAAAGAAAAAAAGATTACCAACCTAAAAATGGTGCAGCATATGGCGGTCGTTTGTGGTTTACTCATCCAGTGTATGGTGAAGTACAAGTTGAACGATTTAAAGGTCAAAATAAAGGGCAAGCAAAAGTCTATTTTAATGACCAAGTGGGCGATGAGTCTATGCTAGAAAAGATGATCCATCCACTGACTAAAGAGCTATTTCAGTCTGTCTTTACTTTTCAGCAAGAGCAGCTTAGTCAATTAGAAAAATTAAATGAAGAAGCTTTGCAAACCTCATTATTATCTCTTGGCCTATCAGGAAGTCAACAGCTATTGGTCAGTAGAGAA is a window encoding:
- a CDS encoding metallophosphoesterase family protein encodes the protein MKLLHTADLHLDRSFEGLKNSPKQIAEKLQQANHKTITAIVDIAIRNQVDAVILAGDTFHQSRTSIRTQAYFIDEMKRLDQEGIPVIMSFGNHDYYVAERYWFDFPKNMFLFQKEQVETHYFMTKNQEKVAVTGFSYEHPWINEDKLSGFPTKEAGVDIHIGVYHGDTTNNGAQNYAPFTFSTMKSKGYDYWALGHIHQPQVVSADPLIVYPGTPQGHTKKERTVQGVAIVSIEAGHATVRFEPVAQVSWQVEKYSLRQAGSLQEALSILTELMLKAGPTSGQLLLKEIQLTDIVQLGEEFQLSYENGELLHYLQNSLLQQTNHSLFLFRVEVVAEDLTKKVMITAAPELLSQLEKNYLQPDIFSNTLQELVQNPLFSSVVSINEEWRERSVEQANQKIKEDFVIQEDQT
- a CDS encoding phosphatidylserine decarboxylase yields the protein MERQFKTKRITENNNWSLNFLYKNPLGRCLLKVIIQPPLTKLAGVYLNSSLSKGMINRFIKKNSLKMEDYKPMSYTSFNHFFMREIKPAARVLFQDRGSLSAPCDGKVTVYPISDKQTFKVKHSEYALSELLDSTSLAEKWQGGCAVIFRLTPDDYHHYYFIDEGTIVAHQKIAGVFHTVQPIAIHSQPVFSTNAREVTVIETKNFGEIVQIEVGALMVGKIKNVKTSGNCQRFEKKGWFEFGGSTVILLFQKNQVIIDPEIWVNTEQNLETIVKFGQVVGKKMEESHE
- a CDS encoding metallophosphoesterase, with the protein product MNKLAFLMIGLLFLLGNFYIGRKLLSILEQFSFFKHPLILWVVIGLLALASMLTLLLFDANVGGLVGKIGSYWLSCWFLSLVIFGLTDLILTISKKITTVQTKTELIIWLGSTVLVVVLFCYGSWQAQQIKTSNYQVTIDTSASNQAKKIEAVLISDLHLGYVNDVKKLEKIVTKINQMQPDVVFISGDLFDGNYKALQDPQGMEKQFKRLSSTYGTYMCWGNHDAGETFEKMKALVKASNITLLEDEMTVVGEELLVVGRKDSRPIGTQDGNRTSVQEQFKKVGNKLPKIILDHQPSNIDEYEQANELILSGHTHQGQIFPFSLVTKAYFTVDYGYYRKNENSPQVIVSSGVGTWGPPMRIGTQSEIVRIDITLK